From a single Chitinophaga sp. Cy-1792 genomic region:
- a CDS encoding RNA polymerase sigma factor, protein MQDPDNEILQQLKVNDPQAFRKIFNRYYPAVFANIKKFVSDKYLAEDLLQETFVAFWEKRQRFQDMGHIAKWLFTVSYNKSMTHLKKEIHLQAINESVYPDLLELPAQDAGAPYETDFASNIKLKKLNEAIELLPKQKKKAFVLCKIQGLSYQEAALQLNVSEESIKQYVRTAMLSLRRMLNTKDAGVIVLTLIVMSQKI, encoded by the coding sequence ATGCAGGATCCGGACAATGAAATACTACAACAATTAAAAGTGAATGATCCACAGGCATTCCGGAAGATATTCAACAGGTATTATCCGGCGGTATTTGCCAACATTAAAAAGTTTGTTTCGGATAAATATTTAGCGGAGGATTTGCTGCAGGAAACATTTGTCGCATTCTGGGAAAAGCGTCAGCGTTTTCAGGATATGGGGCATATTGCCAAATGGTTGTTTACGGTCAGCTATAACAAGTCAATGACGCATTTAAAGAAGGAAATACACCTGCAGGCAATCAATGAATCAGTATATCCTGACTTGCTGGAACTGCCTGCCCAGGATGCAGGTGCGCCTTATGAAACGGATTTTGCTTCCAATATAAAGTTGAAGAAATTAAACGAAGCCATTGAGTTGTTACCCAAGCAAAAGAAGAAAGCCTTTGTGCTTTGTAAGATACAGGGGCTGTCTTACCAGGAGGCTGCTTTACAATTGAATGTTTCGGAGGAGTCTATCAAGCAGTATGTAAGAACAGCTATGTTGTCGTTGAGGCGTATGCTGAATACAAAAGATGCCGGTGTCATTGTATTAACATTAATAGTAATGTCCCAAAAAATCTAA
- the purS gene encoding phosphoribosylformylglycinamidine synthase subunit PurS, whose product MTFTAHINVMPLKELLDPQGKAVMGGLKNLGMNQVHDVRIGKHITLQIEAGSKEEAQQIAENACQKLLANQVMEYFEVHIQ is encoded by the coding sequence ATGACTTTTACTGCACATATCAATGTGATGCCACTGAAAGAATTATTGGACCCGCAAGGAAAAGCGGTAATGGGTGGCCTTAAAAACCTCGGTATGAACCAGGTTCATGATGTACGTATCGGCAAGCACATTACCCTCCAAATCGAGGCTGGCAGCAAAGAAGAGGCACAGCAGATCGCTGAAAATGCCTGCCAGAAGCTGTTGGCTAACCAGGTAATGGAATACTTTGAAGTACACATTCAATAA
- a CDS encoding DinB family protein: MYLNQHEIQSLLNKSFDGFIDYVNTLPDHRFTASPYGKWSAGQQLDHLTKSVRPVCNALGFPRFALRYFGLAQQPSRSYDMMVSHYQQKLADGATATIPYQPGVIYNAQRFPLVQSFINQKNKLEDRLKDWSENDLDKYRLPHPILGKLTIREMLYFTAYHNQHHLEKLQDQESHSQNWENQLQQMIF, translated from the coding sequence ATGTACCTGAACCAGCATGAGATTCAGTCTCTTCTCAACAAAAGTTTCGATGGTTTCATCGATTATGTAAATACGTTGCCAGATCATCGTTTTACAGCATCACCTTATGGTAAATGGTCGGCTGGCCAACAGCTGGACCACCTCACCAAATCAGTGAGGCCTGTTTGTAACGCCCTGGGATTCCCCAGATTTGCCCTTCGTTACTTCGGTTTAGCCCAACAGCCATCCCGCTCTTACGACATGATGGTGAGCCACTATCAGCAGAAATTAGCCGATGGTGCCACCGCTACCATTCCTTACCAGCCAGGCGTTATCTATAATGCCCAACGCTTCCCCCTCGTCCAAAGCTTCATCAATCAGAAAAATAAGCTGGAAGACAGGCTGAAAGACTGGTCTGAGAATGACCTGGATAAATACCGCCTTCCCCACCCTATTCTGGGTAAATTAACCATACGGGAAATGCTGTATTTCACCGCTTACCATAACCAGCACCACCTGGAAAAATTACAGGACCAGGAATCTCACAGCCAGAACTGGGAAAACCAGCTACAGCAAATGATTTTCTAG
- a CDS encoding SusC/RagA family TonB-linked outer membrane protein — protein sequence MAVLLLGLGIMQQSLYAQNRPANNVILKGLVTDVGGKYLQDVAVSVLDLNGRAVATGFTDTLGVFLIQGLRQDSMYNVVFSLIGYKPVKVEKVLAKNNVASLLVQLPANEALQKLNEVVVVAYGNQKKDNIIQAVTSVNKEIVTAPVSKISSSLAGKVAGVIAVQRTGEPGAGSTFWIRGISTMTNASPLVLVDGIERNMDLVDPEDIDQISVLKDASATSIYGVKGANGVILITTRTGKPGPITISAKVENGILTPTKIPKMINASQFANMYNEAVGFSYYPQEALDKYKSGKDPDLYPNVDWIKTIYKDYTNNQRIVVDINGGTQQARYYVSGTAYSEKGLYNIDNLKSYNTANYYRRYTFRSNLDIQLFKHTTFNINLNTAFERKNDPGSSNSTIWDYAIRTSPNSFPTVYSNGKMPGPGSNQGWNPYALLTQSGYVQQFWFNGQSLFGITQDLSPLTKGLSFNIQASFDAQNYTKNSRTRQVDEWLATGRDEDGNLIMNQKLPGEQSLKYAESNNGMRRFYVLSSINYSRTFAKHRVDGLVLFQQSELFNIGVSTSDDALPYKNQGIAGRFNYAYNGKYLVEGSFGYNGSENFAPGHRFGLFPALALGWHVSNEQFFTGLKEVVSNLKLRGSYGKVGSDNIGGDRRFAYIGTIGSGTTQTGMGTAASNQNTIYIKDWANPNVGWETALKLDVGAEMTFFRKLDFKFDYFKENRSGIFLQRASIPNYAGVVNSPYVNIGEMRNSGVEFSLQYNQKIGEVSLSGLGNFTFARNIILNKDEPTYDQQYLYSTGQARYQSFGYVAAGIFQSQAEIDAWPKQEVGATPKPGDIKYLDLNGDGVVNYYDRKPIGYTNIPEIVYGFGISSKWRNWDLSFFFQGNSHVNFLYNSEQVVPFSNSNMNQNGIFADVYGNYWKPDHTDAKYPRIAGSSNSNNNVASTFWMADGSYLRLKNIEFGYTFSKALLTRLHLKNTRIYFSGVNILTISKFKLWDPDLQVNGSVFPPNKTFSIGISTNIN from the coding sequence ATGGCAGTACTGCTGCTGGGATTAGGTATAATGCAGCAGTCGTTATACGCACAAAATCGTCCTGCAAACAATGTCATCCTGAAAGGGCTGGTCACCGATGTAGGAGGCAAGTATCTTCAGGATGTTGCTGTAAGCGTTTTAGATTTGAATGGAAGAGCCGTGGCAACAGGCTTTACAGACACATTGGGTGTTTTTCTTATTCAGGGCTTACGACAGGATTCAATGTACAATGTGGTTTTCTCCCTGATCGGTTATAAACCCGTGAAAGTAGAGAAAGTACTTGCTAAAAACAATGTGGCTTCGTTGTTGGTGCAATTGCCTGCCAACGAGGCTTTGCAGAAGCTGAATGAAGTAGTGGTGGTCGCATATGGTAATCAGAAAAAAGACAACATCATTCAGGCGGTTACTTCTGTTAACAAAGAAATAGTTACCGCTCCTGTTTCCAAAATTTCCAGCAGCCTGGCCGGTAAGGTAGCCGGCGTTATTGCGGTACAACGTACCGGTGAACCTGGCGCTGGTTCTACATTCTGGATAAGAGGTATCAGTACCATGACGAATGCATCTCCGCTTGTGCTGGTAGATGGTATAGAAAGAAACATGGACCTGGTAGACCCGGAAGACATAGACCAGATCTCTGTTTTGAAAGATGCTTCCGCTACTTCTATCTATGGTGTAAAAGGTGCCAACGGCGTAATTCTCATCACTACAAGAACCGGTAAACCCGGCCCTATCACCATTTCAGCAAAAGTAGAAAATGGTATTCTTACGCCCACCAAAATCCCTAAGATGATCAATGCTTCGCAGTTTGCTAATATGTACAACGAAGCAGTAGGATTTTCCTATTATCCACAGGAAGCATTGGATAAATATAAGTCTGGCAAAGACCCGGACCTATACCCCAATGTTGATTGGATAAAGACGATCTATAAAGACTATACGAATAATCAGCGCATCGTTGTGGATATCAATGGTGGTACGCAACAGGCCCGGTATTATGTTTCCGGTACGGCATACAGTGAGAAAGGTTTGTATAATATCGATAACCTGAAATCCTATAATACCGCGAATTATTACAGAAGATATACCTTCAGGTCCAATCTCGATATTCAGCTGTTTAAACATACTACGTTTAACATCAACCTGAACACTGCCTTCGAAAGAAAGAATGATCCCGGCAGCAGCAACAGCACTATCTGGGATTATGCGATACGCACATCACCCAATTCTTTTCCTACAGTTTATTCTAATGGCAAAATGCCCGGACCTGGCTCCAATCAGGGATGGAATCCCTATGCGTTGTTGACACAGTCAGGGTATGTACAGCAGTTCTGGTTCAATGGCCAGTCGCTGTTTGGTATCACGCAGGATTTAAGTCCGCTGACCAAAGGATTGAGCTTTAATATACAGGCATCTTTCGACGCACAGAATTACACAAAGAACAGCAGAACAAGGCAGGTGGATGAATGGCTGGCTACCGGAAGAGATGAGGACGGAAACCTTATCATGAACCAGAAACTTCCTGGAGAGCAGTCGTTGAAGTATGCAGAGTCCAACAACGGTATGAGAAGGTTCTATGTACTGAGTTCTATCAACTACAGCAGAACATTTGCGAAGCATCGTGTAGATGGACTTGTATTATTCCAGCAATCAGAACTTTTTAATATCGGCGTATCTACTTCCGATGATGCATTGCCTTATAAAAATCAGGGTATTGCAGGTAGATTTAACTACGCGTATAACGGTAAATATCTGGTGGAAGGCTCTTTCGGATACAATGGTTCTGAGAACTTCGCGCCAGGTCACCGGTTTGGACTTTTCCCTGCCCTGGCGCTGGGATGGCATGTATCCAATGAACAGTTTTTTACAGGATTAAAAGAGGTGGTAAGCAACCTGAAATTAAGAGGCTCCTACGGTAAAGTAGGTAGCGATAATATTGGTGGCGACCGGCGCTTTGCCTATATCGGAACGATTGGTTCCGGCACCACACAAACAGGCATGGGTACTGCTGCTTCCAATCAGAATACCATCTACATTAAAGACTGGGCAAATCCCAACGTAGGCTGGGAAACCGCTTTGAAACTGGATGTAGGGGCTGAAATGACTTTCTTCAGAAAACTCGATTTTAAATTTGATTATTTTAAAGAAAACAGAAGCGGAATATTTTTACAGCGCGCTTCTATTCCAAACTATGCCGGTGTAGTAAATTCTCCTTATGTCAATATAGGAGAGATGAGAAATTCCGGTGTTGAATTTTCCCTGCAGTACAACCAGAAAATCGGCGAAGTATCGCTGTCCGGACTGGGTAACTTTACCTTTGCACGCAACATCATCCTGAATAAAGATGAACCTACCTACGACCAGCAATATTTATACAGCACCGGTCAGGCGCGTTACCAGTCATTTGGTTATGTGGCGGCAGGTATTTTCCAGAGTCAGGCGGAGATTGATGCATGGCCTAAACAGGAAGTAGGCGCTACACCGAAACCCGGTGATATCAAATACCTGGACCTCAATGGCGATGGTGTTGTTAACTATTACGATCGTAAACCTATCGGCTATACGAATATTCCCGAAATCGTGTATGGATTTGGCATCTCTTCAAAATGGAGAAACTGGGATTTATCTTTCTTCTTCCAGGGAAATTCGCATGTAAATTTCCTGTATAATTCAGAACAGGTAGTTCCTTTCTCTAATTCCAATATGAACCAGAACGGCATATTTGCAGATGTGTACGGCAACTATTGGAAGCCTGATCATACAGATGCAAAGTATCCGCGTATCGCAGGTTCTTCCAACTCAAACAACAATGTCGCCTCTACTTTCTGGATGGCTGATGGTTCCTATCTCAGACTGAAAAATATTGAATTTGGCTATACTTTCTCTAAAGCGCTGTTAACACGCCTGCATCTCAAAAATACCAGGATTTACTTTTCAGGCGTGAATATCCTGACGATCTCCAAGTTTAAACTCTGGGACCCGGACTTACAGGTGAATGGATCTGTTTTCCCTCCCAATAAGACTTTTAGCATAGGGATCAGCACAAATATCAACTAA
- the rsmI gene encoding 16S rRNA (cytidine(1402)-2'-O)-methyltransferase, with translation MKLIIVPSPIGNLADITYRAIKVLEEADLILAEDTRTSSVLLRHYNINKPITPYHQHNEHKIAQHLVEQLQAGKSMALLTDAGTPGVSDPGFLLVRECIRHGVPVECLPGATAFVPALVNSGIPMNRFIFEGFLPLKKGRHTLFTQLATEERAIVFYESPMRLVRTLEDLVQYFGPDRQCSVSRELTKMFEENKRGTLREVADYFKEKGVKGEIVVVVQGAE, from the coding sequence ATGAAACTGATCATCGTTCCTTCTCCTATCGGAAACCTTGCCGATATTACCTATCGGGCTATTAAAGTACTGGAAGAAGCAGACCTGATACTGGCTGAAGATACCCGCACCTCCAGCGTGCTGCTCCGGCACTATAACATCAATAAGCCCATTACTCCTTATCATCAGCACAACGAACATAAAATAGCACAACACCTTGTAGAACAGCTACAGGCGGGTAAATCCATGGCGCTGCTCACGGATGCCGGTACTCCTGGTGTTTCTGATCCCGGTTTCCTGCTGGTACGCGAATGTATCCGCCACGGTGTGCCGGTAGAATGCCTGCCAGGCGCCACTGCTTTCGTTCCTGCCCTGGTAAACAGCGGTATCCCTATGAACCGCTTCATCTTTGAAGGGTTCCTTCCCCTGAAAAAAGGCCGCCATACCCTCTTTACACAACTGGCCACCGAAGAAAGAGCTATCGTATTCTACGAGTCGCCCATGCGGCTGGTACGTACCCTGGAAGACCTGGTACAATACTTCGGCCCCGACCGCCAGTGCAGCGTTAGCCGCGAACTCACCAAGATGTTCGAGGAAAATAAACGAGGCACGCTCCGCGAAGTAGCCGACTATTTCAAGGAAAAAGGCGTCAAAGGAGAAATCGTGGTGGTAGTGCAGGGCGCCGAATAA
- a CDS encoding FecR family protein has product MQGNISKELLLQIAASHQHDARLRKEALEKLLEDETALQQELYDSFVQQITDDDTAVDKDKERIGELLLLKINEDINNTKATATTGRYRKLLIRYAAAAAILLAVIYGSAIYLQKSNNTPTGALAQHDKNTIAPSAQLDTVRNDGNNIQVFLLPDSSTVSLFPKSQIIYNNNLYMKKDRALALSGKAIFDVHHLSGKQLPFFVDAGGIRILDVSTVFSVEYTNGKVISQLIKGKIIIQSLTGTFKDIALDQPQQQFNFDEQKQQFQLTDNTTTTPATPGSGIVESDNMLAFSNVPLQEVMEKIGQQHGFKISCSNAEKMNQLFTGTFSNEENIQLIMKKLALSTGMKYKIKGKTITTN; this is encoded by the coding sequence ATGCAAGGAAATATCTCAAAAGAATTATTGCTTCAGATAGCGGCTTCCCATCAACATGATGCAAGGCTTAGAAAAGAAGCTCTGGAAAAGCTACTGGAAGACGAAACTGCCCTACAGCAGGAATTGTACGACTCATTCGTGCAACAGATTACTGATGATGATACCGCCGTGGACAAGGATAAAGAGAGAATTGGTGAACTGCTCCTGTTGAAAATCAATGAAGATATTAACAACACAAAAGCTACAGCTACAACCGGCAGATATAGAAAACTATTGATCAGGTATGCTGCCGCAGCGGCCATATTACTCGCTGTTATTTATGGCAGCGCCATCTATCTGCAAAAAAGTAATAACACGCCAACAGGTGCCCTGGCACAACATGATAAAAATACCATTGCTCCTTCCGCCCAACTGGATACAGTGCGCAATGACGGCAATAATATACAGGTCTTTTTATTGCCTGATAGCTCTACTGTATCTCTTTTCCCTAAATCTCAAATCATCTATAACAACAACCTTTACATGAAAAAAGACAGGGCCCTGGCGCTGTCTGGTAAAGCAATATTTGATGTACATCATCTTAGCGGTAAGCAGCTTCCATTTTTTGTAGATGCCGGCGGGATCCGCATCCTGGATGTCAGCACAGTTTTTAGCGTAGAATACACCAATGGCAAAGTCATCTCACAACTGATAAAAGGTAAAATAATTATCCAGTCCCTGACCGGCACTTTTAAAGATATAGCACTGGATCAACCACAGCAGCAATTCAATTTTGATGAACAAAAACAACAATTTCAACTGACGGATAATACCACGACAACACCAGCAACACCAGGCAGCGGCATTGTTGAATCGGATAATATGCTAGCCTTCAGCAACGTGCCTTTGCAGGAGGTGATGGAAAAAATCGGTCAGCAGCACGGATTTAAAATAAGCTGTAGCAACGCAGAGAAAATGAATCAACTATTTACAGGCACTTTCTCCAATGAAGAAAACATTCAACTGATCATGAAAAAGCTGGCCCTTTCCACTGGCATGAAATATAAAATAAAGGGAAAAACGATCACCACGAATTAG
- a CDS encoding patatin-like phospholipase family protein: protein MTKKALVINGGGSRGAFAVGILKQLSCMHPVLQFDMCCGTSSGALIATMAVLGELEILEKIFTGNKTQDIIATGNILDRFVNNNSLYNATPLQLKIGSILTDSRSNKLISSDKSLFIGCNNMQTGRTTYFTNNLQAAGKHYDLHPINDPSTLRNAVMAAYSMPVFMAPMLIGEHQYTDAGAINNTSIQLAIDHGATDIYVILHTPSQMPTTGFEYRNVLDMLEHTADRLAADNTQPHLPILYNQTLDYLHTIKSNMKNAGLKEQDIASFFDTPDNPFAGRQKVNIHMIRPDQPLDGGPGGLDYVPGDMRIMLEAGVKKAATLFP, encoded by the coding sequence ATGACCAAAAAAGCGTTGGTGATCAACGGCGGCGGCTCCAGAGGCGCCTTTGCCGTAGGTATCCTGAAACAACTTTCCTGTATGCATCCCGTGCTACAGTTCGATATGTGCTGCGGCACCAGTTCCGGCGCGCTTATCGCAACCATGGCGGTACTGGGTGAACTGGAAATACTCGAAAAAATATTCACAGGCAATAAAACCCAGGATATCATCGCCACCGGTAATATTCTTGACAGATTTGTGAATAATAATTCGCTCTATAATGCCACTCCCCTGCAATTAAAAATCGGGAGTATCCTCACCGACAGCCGCTCCAATAAACTCATTTCTTCCGATAAAAGCCTGTTTATCGGCTGCAATAATATGCAGACAGGCCGTACTACCTACTTTACCAATAACCTGCAAGCCGCTGGCAAGCATTACGACCTGCATCCCATCAATGACCCCTCCACCCTCCGCAACGCCGTAATGGCGGCCTACAGCATGCCTGTTTTCATGGCGCCAATGCTCATCGGAGAACACCAATACACCGACGCAGGCGCCATCAACAATACCTCTATTCAACTGGCCATCGACCACGGTGCCACGGATATCTATGTCATCCTCCATACACCCTCCCAAATGCCCACCACCGGCTTCGAATACCGCAACGTACTGGACATGCTTGAACATACCGCCGACAGGCTGGCGGCCGACAATACACAGCCCCATCTTCCTATACTATATAATCAAACACTGGATTATCTCCATACCATCAAATCAAACATGAAAAATGCCGGCCTGAAAGAACAAGACATCGCCTCATTTTTTGACACACCGGATAATCCCTTTGCCGGCAGGCAAAAGGTAAATATCCATATGATAAGGCCCGATCAGCCACTGGATGGAGGCCCGGGCGGCCTCGACTATGTACCTGGTGACATGCGTATCATGCTGGAAGCAGGTGTCAAAAAAGCCGCTACCCTTTTTCCATAA
- a CDS encoding M1 family metallopeptidase, which translates to MKHPVLGGCIAIALMAGSWLQSNAQSDRWQQRVKYKMDVNVDAPANKFTGKQHLEYYNNSPDTLKKVFYHLYWNAFQPGSMMDVRSRELGKVVIGKTKDGKEVYDWDNRVRDRISKLKPDEIGYQKVLSLKHNGKPQNYKVVETILEVVLDEPVAPHSTTTFDMEFEAQVPVQIRRSGRNNSEGVDFSMAQWYPKMCEYDYEGWHPTPYIAREFYGVWGDYDVTINMDKKYVIAATGYLQNPEQIGHGYETAGMKVKRPEGKNLSWHFVAPNVHDFVWAADPDYRHITQQVDGFTAHFFFIPNDTTNVTWPALAKRIPNAYAYIKAHYGAYPYKQYSFIQGGDGGMEYPMATLIMGNGTATGLYGVAMHEWMHSWYQGMLATNESLYPWMDEGFTTFGEEHVIYATTDSLKGKWPMEDTYKGYFRLAASPFEENAMTHSDHYNTNYGYSNNAYRKGAIFLEQLGYIIGDQVRDSGLISYYNEWRFKHPNANDFVRVMEKQSGIQLDWYKQYFIQSTKHIDYGIDSIIPKGNKTTVRLRRVGQMPMPVDFLVIDKNGNKTMYYIPLTLMFGEKPNEDPSVKRVVKDGWYWTNPTYDLEIDVPYTNLKSIEIDPSQRMADVDRSNNKAVAE; encoded by the coding sequence ATGAAGCACCCGGTTCTCGGAGGTTGCATTGCCATTGCATTGATGGCAGGCAGCTGGTTACAATCAAATGCACAGTCGGATCGCTGGCAGCAACGCGTGAAGTACAAAATGGACGTGAATGTAGACGCGCCAGCAAATAAATTTACTGGTAAACAACATCTCGAATATTATAATAACTCTCCGGATACACTGAAAAAAGTATTCTATCACCTCTACTGGAATGCATTTCAGCCTGGTAGTATGATGGACGTTCGTTCCCGCGAACTGGGAAAAGTCGTTATCGGCAAAACCAAAGATGGTAAAGAGGTATATGATTGGGATAACCGTGTACGCGATCGTATCTCCAAGCTGAAACCTGATGAAATCGGCTACCAGAAAGTATTGTCGCTGAAGCATAACGGTAAGCCACAAAACTATAAAGTAGTAGAGACCATCCTCGAAGTGGTACTGGATGAGCCTGTTGCGCCGCATTCAACCACTACCTTCGATATGGAATTCGAAGCACAGGTGCCTGTTCAAATCCGCCGCAGCGGCCGTAACAACTCCGAAGGTGTGGACTTCTCCATGGCACAGTGGTACCCTAAAATGTGTGAATACGATTACGAAGGCTGGCATCCTACGCCTTACATCGCACGTGAATTCTACGGTGTATGGGGCGACTATGATGTTACCATCAACATGGATAAAAAATATGTAATTGCTGCTACCGGTTACCTGCAGAACCCTGAGCAAATTGGCCATGGGTACGAAACTGCCGGTATGAAAGTGAAACGTCCTGAAGGTAAAAACCTCAGCTGGCATTTCGTGGCGCCAAACGTGCACGACTTCGTTTGGGCAGCAGATCCTGATTACAGGCATATCACACAACAGGTAGACGGCTTCACCGCTCACTTCTTCTTTATTCCTAACGACACTACAAATGTTACCTGGCCTGCGCTGGCAAAACGTATTCCTAACGCTTACGCCTATATTAAAGCGCACTATGGTGCTTATCCTTACAAACAATATTCCTTTATCCAGGGCGGCGATGGCGGTATGGAATACCCAATGGCCACGCTGATCATGGGTAATGGTACTGCCACCGGACTTTACGGCGTTGCCATGCACGAGTGGATGCACAGCTGGTACCAGGGAATGCTGGCTACCAACGAAAGCCTGTATCCATGGATGGACGAAGGTTTCACTACCTTCGGTGAAGAACATGTGATCTACGCCACTACCGACAGTCTGAAAGGCAAATGGCCAATGGAAGATACCTACAAAGGTTATTTCCGCCTTGCTGCCAGCCCGTTTGAAGAAAACGCCATGACGCATTCCGATCATTACAACACCAACTACGGCTATAGCAACAACGCTTACCGCAAAGGTGCTATATTCCTGGAGCAGCTGGGTTATATCATCGGTGACCAGGTGCGCGACAGTGGCCTTATCAGCTACTATAACGAATGGCGCTTCAAACATCCGAATGCAAACGACTTCGTTCGTGTGATGGAAAAGCAAAGCGGTATTCAGCTGGATTGGTACAAGCAATATTTTATCCAGTCCACCAAACATATCGATTATGGTATCGACAGCATCATTCCTAAAGGCAATAAAACCACTGTGCGCCTGCGTCGTGTGGGACAAATGCCGATGCCGGTCGACTTCCTGGTGATTGATAAGAACGGTAACAAAACCATGTACTATATCCCGCTGACACTGATGTTTGGTGAAAAACCAAATGAAGATCCATCTGTGAAACGTGTGGTGAAAGATGGCTGGTACTGGACTAATCCAACTTACGACCTGGAAATCGATGTACCATACACGAACCTGAAATCTATAGAAATCGATCCTAGCCAGCGTATGGCTGATGTGGACAGATCAAATAACAAGGCAGTAGCAGAATAA
- a CDS encoding winged helix DNA-binding domain-containing protein, translating to MPENDIAKLRLLAQQITQHRLKSPQALVSHMGAIQAQDYNAGKYAVGLRVPGTTLKSVEKAINKGEIMRTWVFRGTLHIVTATDIRWMTALVKDRIFRRMRSVEKPLGIDENKYHSTIYPLLQKELKGGKQLMRTEIAALLEAHKIPEAYLRYLLLRGSLEGILCHGPMKGKQYTFTLLDEWVPDNTIISPDEIPGLLAQKYFLSHGPATVADFMTWGGITPKEAHTGLEAAKPLLSSIVVNNTHYWYAKDLDSSRHKFPESLLLPAFDEYYVAYKDRSHVLDSAHTRKVLTTNGIFFPIMVQKGQITGTWKRNVDKTGVSLVYQPFKPLKKPELQSFAASAEAYAAYLQQPLSSITVI from the coding sequence ATGCCCGAAAATGACATCGCAAAACTCCGGCTGCTGGCCCAGCAGATTACCCAACATCGTCTGAAATCTCCGCAGGCACTGGTTTCCCATATGGGCGCCATCCAGGCCCAGGATTATAATGCCGGCAAATATGCCGTCGGCCTGCGCGTGCCCGGCACTACCCTGAAAAGCGTGGAAAAAGCCATCAATAAAGGTGAAATCATGCGTACCTGGGTGTTCCGCGGTACCCTGCACATAGTAACGGCGACGGATATACGCTGGATGACAGCACTTGTCAAAGACCGCATTTTCCGCAGAATGAGGTCCGTAGAAAAGCCACTGGGCATTGATGAAAACAAATACCACAGCACCATATATCCCTTACTGCAAAAGGAATTGAAAGGCGGTAAGCAGTTGATGCGCACGGAAATTGCAGCCCTGCTTGAGGCACACAAAATTCCCGAAGCTTACTTACGCTACCTGCTTTTACGGGGCTCCCTGGAAGGAATCCTCTGCCACGGCCCTATGAAGGGGAAACAATATACGTTTACCCTCCTGGATGAATGGGTGCCAGATAATACCATCATCTCCCCGGATGAAATACCCGGCCTGCTGGCACAGAAATACTTTCTCAGTCATGGCCCCGCCACAGTAGCAGATTTTATGACCTGGGGAGGTATTACCCCAAAAGAAGCCCATACTGGCCTGGAAGCGGCGAAGCCGCTACTCAGCAGCATCGTGGTGAATAACACGCATTACTGGTACGCTAAAGACCTGGACAGTAGCCGTCATAAATTCCCGGAGTCCTTGCTATTACCGGCTTTCGACGAATATTACGTCGCCTATAAGGATCGCAGCCATGTGCTCGACAGCGCGCATACCCGAAAGGTGCTGACAACCAATGGCATCTTCTTTCCGATAATGGTGCAGAAAGGCCAGATTACCGGCACCTGGAAAAGGAATGTGGACAAAACAGGCGTATCTCTTGTATATCAACCTTTTAAGCCACTGAAAAAGCCCGAATTACAGTCTTTTGCCGCCTCGGCAGAAGCATACGCGGCCTATCTGCAACAACCACTCAGCAGTATCACCGTAATCTGA
- a CDS encoding RNA polymerase sigma factor — protein sequence MAQEQNERIQAAVKQESKRLLHFIRQRVSNVSDAEDILQDVLYQFTEYLRLGSQVDSITGWLFSVARNRITDWFRKKKETPFAEYTKEIEGEEVLFLPELLADTSMEADTPMMKKIMSEAISAAIDDLPRDQKDVFIGHEILGKSFKEMSAETGVSVNTLLSRKRYAVLFLRERLGELYREILDN from the coding sequence ATGGCCCAAGAGCAAAACGAGCGTATACAGGCTGCGGTAAAGCAGGAGAGCAAGCGCTTGCTCCACTTTATCCGTCAGCGGGTAAGCAATGTGTCTGATGCAGAGGATATTTTACAAGACGTACTTTACCAGTTTACAGAATATTTACGCCTGGGCAGCCAGGTGGATTCTATCACCGGGTGGCTATTTTCCGTTGCCCGCAACAGAATAACGGACTGGTTCAGGAAGAAGAAAGAAACACCTTTTGCAGAATACACGAAGGAGATAGAAGGAGAAGAAGTGCTCTTTTTACCGGAATTGCTCGCCGACACCTCTATGGAGGCCGACACGCCCATGATGAAGAAGATTATGTCTGAGGCCATTTCTGCCGCTATCGATGATCTGCCGCGGGATCAGAAAGATGTATTTATCGGCCATGAGATATTAGGCAAGTCCTTTAAAGAGATGAGTGCGGAAACAGGTGTCAGTGTGAATACGCTGCTTTCCCGGAAACGCTATGCTGTGCTCTTTCTACGAGAGAGATTGGGAGAACTGTATCGGGAAATTTTAGACAATTAA